A single region of the Candidatus Thorarchaeota archaeon genome encodes:
- a CDS encoding alpha/beta fold hydrolase, with protein MSNREIRRPHGASTCFLLIHGFCDTTDAMVTLADYLENYQIASYSVLLAGHGTSPENLASTTWHDWYESAANGLEKVLAWEYQQTIVAGLSLGSALSLLLAAKEKSMDGIVLLAPLIKLDSIALKFLPLLKHLMSFRSVDVEEAQQPYDVKRFKYRREPLSAYEELQKLTKSVREHLPQVTVPTLIIQGTKDTTLNPDYAEEAYQEISAEEKKLLMLPGAEHVITCHPLIKKAYPEILDFVNSIK; from the coding sequence ATGAGTAATCGAGAAATACGCCGACCTCATGGGGCCTCTACTTGTTTTCTTTTGATCCATGGTTTTTGTGATACAACTGATGCTATGGTAACACTTGCTGACTATTTGGAAAATTATCAAATTGCATCATATTCCGTCTTGCTCGCTGGACATGGTACATCCCCAGAAAACCTAGCTTCTACGACTTGGCACGATTGGTATGAATCAGCTGCTAATGGCCTAGAGAAAGTTCTAGCCTGGGAATATCAACAGACGATTGTAGCTGGCCTCTCATTAGGCAGTGCACTATCGTTACTTCTGGCCGCAAAAGAGAAATCAATGGATGGAATTGTACTGTTAGCTCCGCTCATAAAACTGGATTCCATTGCCCTGAAATTTCTGCCACTACTAAAGCATCTCATGAGCTTCAGGAGTGTTGATGTTGAGGAAGCTCAGCAGCCTTATGATGTAAAACGGTTCAAATACCGTCGTGAACCACTTTCTGCGTACGAAGAACTTCAGAAATTGACGAAATCTGTGCGAGAGCACCTGCCTCAAGTAACAGTCCCCACCTTAATCATCCAAGGTACAAAGGATACTACCTTGAACCCGGACTATGCAGAAGAAGCATATCAAGAAATCTCTGCAGAGGAAAAGAAATTGCTCATGCTTCCGGGGGCTGAACATGTAATTACTTGTCACCCCTTAATAAAAAAAGCTTATCCTGAGATTCTTGATTTTGTAAACAGTATCAAATAA